The following are encoded in a window of Octopus sinensis linkage group LG23, ASM634580v1, whole genome shotgun sequence genomic DNA:
- the LOC115223509 gene encoding bystin: MGKIKGDKHKSKNPHLADQILEDKSVRPPGRTKDKQNRQDSDDEFVDEKLSRKILEQARAQQEELEEEHGINKSQIKKKKKVSLDICPTQHSEDEESDKSDSECYVEQEIPVSKEDEEALERFMSKQPPKRLCLADIIMEKLSAKRTEINSVLSDNDGVEVKEMDERVVEMYRNVRNILSVYRSGKLPKPFKIIPSLRNWEQVLHITRPEQWSAAAMYQGTRIFASNLNSKMAQRFFNLVLLPRIRDDIGQYKQLNYHLYMSLRKALFKPAAFFKGILIPLCEADCTLREATIVASILIKYSVPMLHAAAAMLKLAEMSYNGGTSIFLRALIDKKYALPYRVIDGIVYHFLGFSREQRRLPVLWHQCFLTFVQRYKENVSSEQKESLLEVLRVHNHAEITPDIRWELLNSKCRDDVKEEPSTMDVQ; encoded by the exons CGATGACGAA TTTGTCGATGAGAAATTGTCCCGTAAGATCTTGGAGCAGGCACGTGCCCAACAAGAAGAGCTTGAAGAAGAACACGGCATTAATAAATCACA gataaagaagaaaaagaaagtttcATTGGACATTTGCCCAACTCAGCATTCTGAAGATGAAGAATCTGACAAATCGGATTCTGAATGTTATGTCGAGCAAGAAATT CCTGTCagcaaagaagatgaagaagcgCTGGAAAGGTTCATGTCCAAACAACCTCCGAAACGTCTCTGTCTGGCAGATATCATTATGGAGAAACTATCAGCAAAGCGAACAGAAATCAACTCTGTACTCTCAG ACAATGACGGGGTCGAAGTGAAGGAGATGGACGAACGAGTTGTTGAGATGTACCGAAATGTCCGCAACATTCTCAGTGTTTACAGAAGTGGTAAACTGCCCAAACCATTCAAAATTATACCGTCTTTGAGGAACTGGGAACAG GTGTTACACATTACACGACCAGAGCAGTGGTCAGCTGCAGCCATGTACCAAGGAACCAGAATATTTGCATCAAATCTCAATTCAAAAATGGCTCAGAG ATTTTTCAACTTGGTTCTGTTACCAAGGATACGAGATGATATTGGCCAATATAAACAATTGAATTATCATTTATACATG tCCTTGCGAAAAGCTTTATTTAAACCAGCTGCTTTCTTCAAAGGCATCCTTATTCCCCTCTGTGAG gCTGACTGTACACTGAGAGAAGCAACAATCGTCGCCAGCATCCTCATCAAGTATTCTGTCCCAATGCTTCACGCAGCCGCGGCGATGCTCAAGTTAGCCGAGATGAGCTATAACGGTGGTACGTCCATCTTCCTCAGAGCTCTCATCGATAAGAAATATGCTCTTCCATACCGTGTCATTGATGGAATCGTTTACCATTTCCTTGG ATTCTCCCGAGAACAGCGTCGATTGCCCGTTCTGTGGCACCAGTGTTTCCTAACGTTTGTTCAGCGCTACAAAGAAAATGTCTCCAGTGAACAAAAGGAATCCTTGCTCGAAGTATTGAGGGTTCACAACCATGCAGAAATTACCCCAGACATTCGGTGGGAACTTCTCAATTCCAAGTGCCGGGATGATGTAAAAGAGGAGCCCTCAACAATGGATGTTCAGTGA